Genomic segment of Labrus mixtus chromosome 1, fLabMix1.1, whole genome shotgun sequence:
AAGCTTTGACCTTTTGACACCGTCCCGTCACATGACGGGggaagtttgttttctgtggagTCATGAGATATCGTTGTGTCAGGAGGTCATTGTGAAAGTGTAACGAGTGATTTATCGACTGAGCTGTACACAAACTTCCTCAGACTGTGACGCCTCCTCAGACTGTGACGCCACCTCAGACTGTGACGCCTCCTCCGACTGTGACGCCTCCTCAGAGTGTGACGCCTGTAACGCCTCCTCAGACTGACCTTCTGCTCAGCCCCTACAGTTTCAACATGTCTCTCGGATACTTCTCTGATACCACAGGTGTTAAAACGAGACAGTCGTTTATTTTAATAAGCGATGGCATGAGAAGTTCCAacgctttaataaaaaaaaaagtacttcctAACGTCCTGTTTGAAGAGCGGCGTTGAGCTCAGTTTCTCTGTAGCCCTCCGTGTGTGAGAGGATTATCATAATCTGATTTCCTGGAAAAACGAGATCAGTCACCGAGTTCTTCGGTTTGTTTAATCGAGCGTTTCAAAGTCCAGATAATCCAAACAGGCTTTTCTGATTACTGTACATTCTGATGTTCGTGGTTACTGTACATTCTGATGCTCGTTAAGACGTTATGTTCTTTCGTGGTTATCCTGGTTTCTGATGGTCGCTCTGTTCTCTCATGGTTATCCTGGTTTCTGATGGTCGTTCTGTTCTCTCATGGTTATCCTGGTTTCTGATGGTCGTTCTGTTCTCTCGTGGTTTCTGATGGTCGTTCTGTTCTCTCCTGGTTTCTGATGGTCGTTCTGTTCTCTCATGGTTATCCTGGTTTCTAATGGTCATTCTGTTCTCTCATGGTTATCCTGGTTTCTGATGGTCGCTCTGTTCTCTCATGGTTATCCTGGTTTCTGATGGTCACTCTGTTCTCTCATGGTTATCCTGGTTTCTGATGGTCGTTCTGTTCTCTCGTGGTTTCTGATGGTCGTTCTGTTCTCTCCTGGTTTCTGATGGTCGTTCTGTTCTCTCATGGTTATCCTGGTTTCTGATGGTCACTCTGTTCTCTCATGGTTATCCTGGTTTCTGATGGTCGCTCTGTTCTCTCATGGTTATCCTGGTTTCTGATGGTCACTCTGTTCTCTCATGGTTATCCTGGTTTCTGATGGTCACTCTGTTCTCTCATGGTTATCCTGGTTTCTGATGGTCGCTCTGTTCTCTCATGGTTTCTGATGGTCGCTCTGTTCTCTCATGGTTATCCTGGTTTCTGATGGTCgttttgttctctcctggtttcTGATGGTCGTTCTGTTCTCTCATGGTTATCCTGGTTTCTGATGGTCGTTCTGTTCTCTCCTGGTTTCTGATGGTCgttctgttctctctgttcaggCTCAGTATTATGGAGAGATCGGTCTGGGGACCCCCCCTCAGCCCTTCACCGTGGTATTCGACACGGGCTCCTCCAACCTGTGGGTTCCCTCCGTTCACTGCTCCATCTTGGACATCGCCTGCTGTGAGTCTGACgtagtaaccatggtaacagttgTTAAGTTAAGCTGTGTAGTAAGGTATGTAGTTGAAGTGATACGTTTGACTCCTCTTCTCTCAGTGCTTCATCACAAATATAACTCCGCCAAGTCCAGCACATACGTGAAGAACGGCACCGACTTCGCCATCCAGTAcgggacaggaagtctgtcGGGGTACCTGAGCCAGGACACCTGCACTGTAAGATCCTCTCTCAACACCTGTCTTTAAATCCAGGGGCAGCTTTAATGTCAAACTCTCTGAAGTTTATCTCTTGATCGTTTCAGATCGGAGACCTCTCTGTGGAGAACCAGCTCTTCGGAGAGGCCATCAAGCAGCCGGGCGTGGCCTTCATCGCCGCCAAGTTCGACGGGATCCTCGGCATGGCGTACCCTCGTATCTCTGTGGACGGGGTCGCTCCAGTCTTTGACAACATCATGAGCCAGAAGAAGGTGGAGCAGAATGTCTTCTCCTTCTACCTGAACAGGTGGGGAACTGAATCATTTGATACCAAGTTTTTAAGAACAGTGTAAACTCTTAGCTAACTCAGATcttaagtcatatttttaacaaaaagctgCCACGACCAAACAATCAACATCCTCTTAAAGATGCTCGCTTTGTCTTCCATGTTCAGGAACCCAGACACAGAGCCCGGCGGCGAGCTGCTGCTGGGAGGAACCGACCCCAAATACTACAGCGGAGACTTCCAGTATGTCAACATCACCCGCAAGGCGTACTGGCAGATTCACGTGGACGGGTCAGTGCTTCTTTCATATAATTATTAAATATGTTAAGATAACATAGAAGcttaaagtgagcttactatatgatcagacattaaggaaacatgctatgttgaagtgctggcttctctgacaacaaagcagcagccagtatgtcctccttctaactttagattctggtcctgaatgctctgggtttgtttggaccagagaaggtaggcggttttaaggcaccgccacacagccgttttggatgccccgccagatatgagagcagttatcaggtcaacaggtgttgcagcgatggaagcgggcaagagaagtggttcagatagaagtgattgtacccgacctaaaaagcctctgcatgtttctaataagctccacgagcagaaacgtgctcaaactaggatcaatattggagatgctttttgaaaaatggagagaggttagaacacagaaaggaatTTAGATGTTTTCTTCCACTTGGTCCGTGATGCTGTGACTGGACTTCGAATAGTGAAACGTGTgtataaataagtgtgtgtgtgtgtgtatcaggatGTCGGTGGGCCCTAAGCTCAGTCTGTGTACGAGCGGCTGTGAAGCCATCGTGGACAGTGGAACGTCTCTGATCACCGGCCCGTCAGCCGAGGTCAGGAACCTGCAGAAAGCTATCGGAGCCACGCCCCTCATCCAGggagaggtgagacacacacacacacacacacacaccttctagAACCCTTCATAACACAGCACATTTCTATTCTTGTAACTGGTTtgcattaatacatttttactttgtACAAACTGTATTTCTGTACCTGTTGTATTTGTGGGCTCCGGTCAGTTTGTGGTTAAAGGGATTCATTTAATGACTGGTTTGTGTTCTGATTGTGTTTCAGTACATGGTGAGCTGTGATAAAGTCCCAACGCTGCCCGTCATCACTTTCACCATCGGGGGGCAGTCTTACTCTCTGAGCGGGGAGCAGT
This window contains:
- the ctsd gene encoding cathepsin D, translating into MRSFVLVVFAAFVVTGDAIIRIPLKKFRSIRRELTDSGRKAEELLADKHSLKYNFGFPSSSEPTPETLKNYLDAQYYGEIGLGTPPQPFTVVFDTGSSNLWVPSVHCSILDIACLLHHKYNSAKSSTYVKNGTDFAIQYGTGSLSGYLSQDTCTIGDLSVENQLFGEAIKQPGVAFIAAKFDGILGMAYPRISVDGVAPVFDNIMSQKKVEQNVFSFYLNRNPDTEPGGELLLGGTDPKYYSGDFQYVNITRKAYWQIHVDGMSVGPKLSLCTSGCEAIVDSGTSLITGPSAEVRNLQKAIGATPLIQGEYMVSCDKVPTLPVITFTIGGQSYSLSGEQYILKVNQAGKTICLSGFMGLDIPAPAGPLWILGDVFIGQYYTVFDRDNDRVGFAKSK